In Pan paniscus chromosome 1, NHGRI_mPanPan1-v2.0_pri, whole genome shotgun sequence, the DNA window GGGACAGTGCTGCTGGCACAGGCCTGCCAGCGCCTTGTCACTGTCGGTCCTCCTCCTTTTGGCCTCACCCCAAGGCCCCCACATGAGTGGTATTAAGTCCCATCATCATAGTCATCCCCAACCTGGCATTCTGCCCAGATCTCTGCTGGGAAGCAGCAGGCTGCGCTGTTCCAGGCAGTGACTTTTTCAGATGGAAGGAACGAAGACCCACTGTATTCAGTGGATTGGTTTAGGGATGCTCCAGGCAGGGAACCACCCGGCACCCTGGCAGTCCGTCCAGAGGGCCTCCTGGAACTTGTCCTCAGACCTGGGAAGCCAACGGGAGTGACAATAGTCTAGGGCTCTTGGCGCTGAGGATCTGCTCCATCCTCCTGTCCAtcctgctccttcctctcccttggcCCCGGCTTACACatagcctgacatggtggctcaGCAGCCCCAGAATCCATGAAGCCATCATCTCAGACTCCTGCAGTTGATTAGAACTTTCCCTTGGCTCCCTTCGGTCACTCTCAGAAGGCCACTCTGGCTGTAGTTGAATGTTCTGTGGGTCAGATGTTCACCTGGGTCTCATCAGCTGCCTGTTCAGGAGAGGGGTGCAGGGCAGGTCCCTTTAACTATATTCAGTCAGTCAGTATATTTATGGGGCACCTACCaggtgccaggcacagttctaggcactggggaagtGACAGTGAACGACAGAAATCCCTGCTCCCCACTCCTACCATTAATATTCAGGCCAATGACTGGGAGACCCTCTACCTGTGCCAAGAGGATCCCTAAGGGGTGTGGCTGCTCCTCAGTCTAAATCAGTTTGTATTCCCTGAACAAACTGAATGGCAATGTAGGAGAAAGACCTAGATAGccccagagaggaagagagagaggaggtgggagggaaggggaggggaggggaaaataACACATGATAGCTATCTTTactgtttattgaacacctactgtgtgcaccTTTTACAAGCAGTGTCTCATTCACATCTCACAATGGCCTAGGAGGTTGGTGCTATTCCCTGCCCATTTCTGGGATGAGGAACCTGGCGCCAAGGTCACATATGTGCGGTGgggaagctgagatttgaacccaggctggctgactccaaagcctgtgctttGAGACTGTTCTGGAGGTGGCTGATAAGAGTAGAGTTTCAAAATCTCTTTAAACCTTCCTAAAGCAATGATTGTTTTATGTTTAAAGCTATTTCTAGTATGAGGAAAAAAAGTGATTTGGCAATAGACGTCAAGAGTCTTTAAAATATTCCTTCTCCCTGATTCTGTCATCTGCTTCTGAAATCTTGTCCTAAGGACATAATTTAAAGTTTAGGAAACTACTTTCTGCACAAAAAATGTCCTCAGTGCTATTTAGTAatagtgaaaacctggaaatgacCCAAATGTATAGCAACAGAGGTGAGACGTCCACTCCAGTCTCACCCCATCACAGCAGTGTCTACGGGGACTATATGATGTGACAAATGCCTCTGCTATTATTAGTGAACAAAAAGAGAACACCAAGTTGAATATTTGATCCCAGCTGTTTCAGGAAAAGGACCCCCAAACCCTGTGTATAGAAAAAGATTataaagggctgggcacggtggcccacacctgtaatcccagcactttgggaggccgaggtgtgtggatcatgaggtcaagagatggagaccatcctggccaaccaacatagtaaaaccccgtctctactaaaaatacaaaaattagctgggcatagtggcacacgcctatagctactcaggaggctgaggcagaagaatcgcttgaaccggggaggtgaaggttgcagtgagccgagatcaagccactgcactccagcccgggcaacagagcaagactctgtctcaaaaaacaaacaaacaaaaaaagaaaaaaagaaaaaaaagaaaaaaaaagaaaaagattgtaaAGGAATACCCAGAATATCAACAGTGGTCTCTGAGTGGTGTGACaagaagtgattttctttttaattttcaagttttggtgttttccaaattttctttatgaGTTCACAGTATTTTGGtaataaaacaacatttattattgagaaaaataaaccacATCCTGGGGCCCCCTACCCATGGAGGCCTCCTGGCATCCCCAGCCACGTTTTCAGCCTGCCCCTCTGTCTTCTGCCTCCCAGGGACCGCAGATGTTCATGGACTGCAGCCCACAGGCCCTGCCCATCGCATCAGAGGACACCACGGGGCAGCATGACCACCACTTCTTAGACCCCAACTGCCACATCTGCATGGGTGGGAGGGGACACGGGAGGGGTGCAGGGGTGGCGGCCAGGCTGGGGCTGAGCATGCAGTTCAGCAGCAACAGGGATTTGTGGCCTGGGGAGAGGGTGGCAGAGCAGGGGTGCCCGTGCCCCAGGTCACCTAGAAAAGAACCTGGTTCAACCCTGGCTCTAAAGCCCTGGGCTGGCTTCAGCACTGCTGCTGCCCCTGTTTCAGCTCCTGCCTCTGCTATTTGCAGACTGGGAGCCCTCGAATGAGCTGCTAGGCTCCTTCAAAGCCGCCAAGAGCTGCGGGGACAATATCTTCCAGAAAGCCCTAAGCCAAACTCCTATGCCTGCTCCAGAGATGCCCAAAACCAGGGAGTTGCCTCCCACGGAACCACAGGACAGGTGTGGGGTTGGGAGCAGGGAGGTGGATAACCCAGCAGGGTTGAGGGGGAGGCCACCACCTGGTGCAACAGATATAGCACTGGCTTTTtctatgtggccttgggcaagtcttcCCTCCCTTGGGAACCTCATTTTCCCCATCTGTGCAATGGAACTAATCATCCCAGCCTCCTGGCAGCCCCCTGCACAAGGCCAAGCTTGGGCCAGTGTTCCAGTCCCCACAGTGGGGACACAGGATCTGCTCTGAAAAGAAAGGAGGTGCCGGGGAAGTCCTCATGGCCTGCTCTGTCTGGCCCTGTCTTCTGTCCCTCCCTCTAGGGTCCCTCCATCTGGGCTCCATGTGCCTGCTGCACCCACAaaggccctgccctgcctgccacCCTGGGAAGGTGTTCTGGACATGTTCTCCATCAAGCGGTTCCGGGCCAGGGCCCAGCTGGTCTCGGGACACAGCTGTCGGCTTGTCCAGGTGCACCTGCCCTCCTCGCCAGGGATTCCCTTACACACTGACCAGCCCAGgcagcctctctctgtctctctctttcactcatGCATTCTAAAACAATTCATGGGCAcccctttctgtgcctggccctgtgcaAGGCATGGGGGCAAATGAGATGTTGGTCCCATTCCTACAGAGACAAACAGGGTGAAGGACTCCCTGTCACCCATAGCAAGAAGGGCCCAAAGGAGGGTTTTAGGAGTGATCGTTGAGTGACTTAATGATCAGCTAAAGTGTCGGATGAGAGCAGAGgatagaggagggagggaggggctttGGAGAAGTTGTAGATTAGCCAGTACAGGCTGCAGACCTCCATGGGGCAATTAGAGCTTTCTGGGCAGCCACTGAGGGTCCTGGAACACTGCCTGCCCATATTTGCCACAGGCTGCAGCCTTCCAGGTGGCTGGGAATGTGTCCACCCTGAGTGGGTGGGAAGCTGGGGGGCTGACTGGCCATCCTTCCTGCCCCTAGGCTCTGCCCACCGTGATCCGCTCGGCAGGCTGCATCCCCTCCAACATTGTCTGGGACCTTCTGGCCAGCATCTGCCCAGCCAAGGCCAAGGTACCTGCCCACTCTTGGGCACCCCCTCTTTTCCTAGTACCTTACTCCCACCTCCCTCTCCACTTCTAGAGCAGAGGCCTGGCTTGGATATCTGGGTCTAGTTCCCAGAGTGACTGCAGActcactgtgtgaccctggacaggtccctctgtttcctcctctggaaGATGGAGACATACTTTCTCATGGGGTTCTCAGGGGTTTCAGGGAGCCCAGGGGTGTTGGCAGGAGCAGAGGATGACTGCGCTTACAGCTGCTCTCCTCCTGCCACCGCAGGACGTCTGCGTGATCAGACTGTGCCCACATGGGGCCCGGGACACCCAGAACTGCCGCCTGCTCTACTCATACCTCAATGATAGGCAGCGCCACGGGCTGGCCTCTGTGGAGCACATGGGGATGGTCCTGCTGCCCCTGCCTGCCTtccagcccctgcccaccaggCTGCGCCCTCTGGGGGGCCCAGGTGAGTGCCCAGTCCCCATACCAGACCCTGCCTCTGCTCACTTGGTGACCAGACCAGGCACGGTTGACACAGTCACCCAGTAGAGGCAGGCACATCTCAGAAGGGAACTCCTCACCCAGCCAGGCAAATGTGAGTACAATGACAGTAATAGCTCACGCTTGGCTATCATGAACTGCGTGCCAGCCATTGTTCTAAAAGCTTTACCTAGATGAATTCTTGTAGTCTCAGAATCACCCTATGAGAATGGTACTATTAGACTAGACTGTCCATCTCATAGAAGAAGAATCTGAGGGAGGAAGAAGGcaaatgacttgtccaaagtcacacagtcagTCAACAGCAGAACTGGGCTTCACTCCCAGGCAACATGGCTTCAGAAACCTGGCCCCTAACCACCACACCACACTGCCTCTCAAGGTAGGCACCCCTGAAGAGAAACTCCAGGGACAGCCACATTTGACCCAGGCAGCAGGACAGAGTCAGGACCTACACACACTTGACTGTAAATGTCACctcagagaggagggagggatgtTTCACCACAGCCACGGGGGGTCGAGCTCGGCCTCTGTGCATGGACACCCTCCACGGCGTGGCTCAGGAAAGCAGCGAGGGTGGCAGTGGGCGCTTTGCCCACTCCTGAGCAAAGCGCTTGGCCTTTTGGGGCTCCATGTCCTGAGACAATGAGGTAGACTTTGAGTCTGTAGAGTCTTCAGGTCAAACAATCCATACCCCAGCCTCAGCCAGATAAGCCTTGATCCCGCAGAGCTCAAATCTTCCGAGACAGCCCCACCTTCCTACTTACTTTTCCCAGCATCTCATGGGCCCCATCTCACTGTGAAGAAGCCCTTCCTGGGATGTAGGCTCCAGATCTGCTGCAGCTAAGCTGAACACAGTTCTTCCCCGCAGGCCTTTGGGCTCTTCCtgtctcccctctcctttccccaggTCTGGAGGTGACTCACTCAAGTCTGTTGCTGGCTGTGCTGCTCCCCAAGGAAGGGCTTCCAGACACAGCAGGGTCCAGCCCCTGGTTGGGGAAGGTTCAAAAGATGGTCTCCTTCAACAGTAAGGTGGAGAAGAGATACTATCAGCCAGATGACAGGAGGCCGAATGTGCCCCTGaagggcacccctcccccaggagGTGCCTGGCAGCAGAGCCAGGGCAGGGGCAGTATAGCTCCAAGGGGAATCTCTGCTTGGCAGAGGCCCCCCAGAGGCAGGGGGAGGCTCTGGCCAGAGCCTGAAAACTGGCAGCATCCTGGGCGAGGGCAGTGGCCCCCAGAGCCAGGCTTGCGCCAGTCCCAGCATCCCTATTCAGTAGCACCAGCTGGTCATGGCTTTGGCCGTGGCCAGCACTTCCACAGGGACTCCTGTCCCCACCAAGCCCTGCTCCGGCACCTCGAATCCCTGGCGACCATGAGTCACCAGCTCCAAGCCTTACTGTGCCCCCAGACCAAGAGCTCCATCCCCCGCCCTCTGCAGCGTTTGTCTAGCGCCCTTGCAGCTCCAGAGCCCCCTGGCCCAGCCCCTGACTCCTCTTTGGGGCCTACAGATGAAGCTGGCTCTGAGTGTCCCTTCCCTAGAAAGGCCTGACCCTCCTTACCCACCAGAACAGGGGTTTTGATGCCCTCACTAGTGTTGAAGCCTGTTCCAGAGAGAGGTGGGGCTGCAAGGAGAGGATGGTCAGCCCTACCCACCTGCCCTGTTTGAGCTTCCTGTTTGACAATGTTTGCTGTTGATTTTTTGTTCAATAAAGAATTTGGTAAAATTGGGATTGCATCTGCTAGCTGGTCAGGAGAGCCCCTGGTCCTGGTCAGATGTGGGTTGAGTGGGTGTGTCAGTGAGTGTCTTGTGCACAAATGTGCagccttgctcattgctggtCTGAGGTCCTGAACCATCACTGCGCCCCAGGGCACAGCTATTGCCACGGTGGTTTCTGGAAGCATTTTGCAAGTATTCTGaaccaggaggaagaggaggtgggaAAGAAAGTAGGACCGAGGTTGGGGGTGGAGAGAGAAATGGACAGAGCCTTTTGGAGGGTCACAGACATCAGACATCAAGAGATTGCTAGAGAGGAAAAGATGAGCAAGttgcagtgatttttaaatttttcagttaatactaagatttttttttcctttgactaGATGGGGAAGGATAGTACATACCTTCACCATATTCCCTCCGAGTCTCTGTCTATGTGGTTCTGGGGGATCTCTGTGCACTAGTGTGCCTGCAAGCATGTGAGAGTATCCGTGTGAGTTTCATGGCGCGCCTGTGTGTAGGTCTCTGTTGAGGAAGTCAGGAGATCCAGATTGGGTGACTCCTCTCTGTATCTCTTGCCAGATTCCAGAGACTGGTGTTAGAAAATGTCAAAGGTCTTAGCCTTGGTGGTGGGCATTCAGGGTGGGGTTGGAGACTGGTATTAGGGTTGGACGGTGCTGCCTTGCCTTGGGCCTAGAATAAGCTTCTAACAGCAGCTGTAACTGTCAAGCGTTTCACGTGGGGTGTACCTCGAGAGAGCTGAATCTGCGGACTGATGGGGGAACCAGCTGCCAGGGCCAACCAACCCAGCGTGGGGAAAGGGGCCTGGCTTCCAGGAGAGAACCTCTCTAGAACCCCACCCTTCGCCCCGGGGCCAGAAGGGCCCTACCCCCTCCTTGCTCACCCCTTCGCAAAGTCCACCCATGTACAGGCCTCGCCCTGGCCCCTGCTGGACTGGAAGGGGTGGGGCGATGGTCGGTTGGGGGAGCCCTTCTTCTCTGCCCCATGAGCTCTGCGGCTGCCCTACCCGCGGACGACAGCAGAGGGGGCCCTCGGCCTTGGGATGGAGGTCGGGGCTGGCAGGACCGGAGTCAAAGCGGGGGGTGGGGCGAGGTGCGGGAACTTAGCGCAAGGAGTTGGAAGCGGGGGCGGGGTAGGATGCGGGTGGGGTGCGCGTGAGGGGTAGGGAGAGGGGGCTGGACAGTTGAACCGGGAGAGGGAGCGGGGCTCCTTCGGGAACTTTTCCGGCTCGGAATGGCCTGGGAGCGCCGCAGCCTCCGCGCTCTATGCAAATGACGCAAATTACTATGCAAACCTACAGCTCGGTTCTGAGCCCACAGTTTGGGTGGTTTTCCTAATGCAGTTGGTATGGAGGGAAACGGGTGTGCACTCCCTCCCCTCCAGGCCCAGGGCTTCCTCCGGAGAGCCGCCAGAGCCGCTCTCCTGGAACACGCAGGCAAGAGCGAGCTCTGTACTCTGGGCAGGGATTTCCTTTGGGAGCTTCAGTTTTCCCCTCTGTAAATGGGGGTGATAACGCGGCTCTGTAACAGCTCGCCCATGGAACGGCTGTAGGTGGGCCCCGAAATCCTGCAGCCTGTTAAACATgacaccctcccccacccccgccaccttTTGGCCCCAGTCCACGAGCcccttgcctctctctctctctctctctctctctctcggcagAAGCCTGGAGCGAGGATTAGGCATGACGTTGCTAGGGGGCGTGACTGACGGTTGCTAGGCTCCAGGGACGTTGCTATGCAACGCTGGGCGGGGCTTGTTGCTAGGCCGGAGCCGGAATCGCCCGGGACCCGGAAGGGACACCTCGCGCCCTGGGTTTTAGTGGAAGGCGCCCCAGGCTACCAGGGATCGCGACGCTGCTCTCCCGGTGACT includes these proteins:
- the SPOCD1 gene encoding SPOC domain-containing protein 1 isoform X5 codes for the protein MEVSSPSPAQRLRRKKRPMVQGPAGCQSGPMEAEEDSLPEQPEDSAQLQQEKPSLYIGVRGTVVRSMQEVLWTRLHSLRELPDPVLSEEVVEGIAAGIEAALWDLTQGTNGRYKTKYRSLLFNLRDPRNLDLFLKVVHGDVTPYDLVRMSSMQLAPQELARWRDQEEKRGLNIIEQQQKEPCRLPASKMTHKGEVEIQRDMDQTLTLEDLVGPQMFMDCSPQALPIASEDTTGQHDHHFLDPNCHICMDWEPSNELLGSFKAAKSCGDNIFQKALSQTPMPAPEMPKTRELPPTEPQDRVPPSGLHVPAAPTKALPCLPPWEGVLDMFSIKRFRARAQLVSGHSCRLVQALPTVIRSAGCIPSNIVWDLLASICPAKAKDVCVIRLCPHGARDTQNCRLLYSYLNDRQRHGLASVEHMGMVLLPLPAFQPLPTRLRPLGGPGLEVTHSSLLLAVLLPKEGLPDTAGSSPWLGKVQKMVSFNSKVEKRYYQPDDRRPNVPLKGTPPPGGAWQQSQGRGSIAPRGISAWQRPPRGRGRLWPEPENWQHPGRGQWPPEPGLRQSQHPYSVAPAGHGFGRGQHFHRDSCPHQALLRHLESLATMSHQLQALLCPQTKSSIPRPLQRLSSALAAPEPPGPAPDSSLGPTDEAGSECPFPRKA
- the SPOCD1 gene encoding SPOC domain-containing protein 1 isoform X4, translating into MEVSSPSPAQRLRRKKRPMVQGPAGCQVFQPSPSGGTAGDPGGLSDPFYPPRSGSLALGDPSSDPACSQSGPMEAEEDSLPEQPEDSAQLQQEKPSLYIGVRGTVVRSMQEVLWTRLHSLRELPDPVLSEEVVEGIAAGIEAALWDLTQGTNGRYKTKYRSLLFNLRDPRNLDLFLKVVHGDVTPYDLVRMSSMQLAPQELARWRDQEEKRGLNIIEQQQKEPCRLPASKMTHKGEVEIQRDMDQTLTLEDLVGPQMFMDCSPQALPIASEDTTGQHDHHFLDPNCHICMDWEPSNELLGSFKAAKSCGDNIFQKALSQTPMPAPEMPKTRELPPTEPQDRVPPSGLHVPAAPTKALPCLPPWEGVLDMFSIKRFRARAQLVSGHSCRLVQALPTVIRSAGCIPSNIVWDLLASICPAKAKDVCVIRLCPHGARDTQNCRLLYSYLNDRQRHGLASVEHMGMVLLPLPAFQPLPTRLRPLGGPGLEVTHSSLLLAVLLPKEGLPDTAGSSPWLGKVQKMVSFNSKVEKRYYQPDDRRPNVPLKGTPPPGGAWQQSQGRGSIAPRGISAWQRPPRGRGRLWPEPENWQHPGRGQWPPEPGLRQSQHPYSVAPAGHGFGRGQHFHRDSCPHQALLRHLESLATMSHQLQALLCPQTKSSIPRPLQRLSSALAAPEPPGPAPDSSLGPTDEAGSECPFPRKA
- the SPOCD1 gene encoding SPOC domain-containing protein 1 isoform X6, which gives rise to MSSMQLAPQELARWRDQEEKRGLNIIEQQQKEPCRLPASKMTHKGEVEIQRDMDQTLTLEDLVGPQMFMDCSPQALPIASEDTTGQHDHHFLDPNCHICMDWEPSNELLGSFKAAKSCGDNIFQKALSQTPMPAPEMPKTRELPPTEPQDRVPPSGLHVPAAPTKALPCLPPWEGVLDMFSIKRFRARAQLVSGHSCRLVQALPTVIRSAGCIPSNIVWDLLASICPAKAKDVCVIRLCPHGARDTQNCRLLYSYLNDRQRHGLASVEHMGMVLLPLPAFQPLPTRLRPLGGPGLEVTHSSLLLAVLLPKEGLPDTAGSSPWLGKVQKMVSFNSKVEKRYYQPDDRRPNVPLKGTPPPGGAWQQSQGRGSIAPRGISAWQRPPRGRGRLWPEPENWQHPGRGQWPPEPGLRQSQHPYSVAPAGHGFGRGQHFHRDSCPHQALLRHLESLATMSHQLQALLCPQTKSSIPRPLQRLSSALAAPEPPGPAPDSSLGPTDEAGSECPFPRKA